A genomic window from Sanguibacter antarcticus includes:
- a CDS encoding MarR family winged helix-turn-helix transcriptional regulator, whose product MPIPGSSFERRPAPQRVASPEEMRAWVALLETTAIVQHAADRRLRDEIGLPTTQFEILARIVEGPDDGLRMTEIADRLVISPSGLTYQVTQLVERGLAERGAQATDERVVLVRITDAGRALVAQGIPEYVDVVTTMLLDHLTADDLTTLTDILEGVRAQLRSAPRRPRRGGTPPDARQR is encoded by the coding sequence ATGCCTATTCCCGGCTCGTCGTTCGAGCGTCGGCCTGCCCCTCAGCGCGTCGCATCCCCCGAGGAGATGCGCGCGTGGGTAGCCCTCCTCGAGACCACGGCGATCGTCCAGCACGCCGCCGATCGCCGCCTGCGCGACGAGATCGGCCTGCCCACGACCCAGTTCGAGATCCTCGCCCGCATCGTCGAAGGCCCTGACGACGGGCTGCGGATGACGGAGATCGCCGACCGCCTGGTCATCTCGCCCAGCGGGCTGACCTATCAGGTGACGCAGCTCGTCGAGCGCGGGCTCGCCGAGCGCGGCGCGCAGGCGACCGACGAGCGGGTCGTGCTCGTCCGCATCACCGACGCTGGTCGCGCGCTCGTCGCGCAAGGCATCCCGGAATACGTGGACGTCGTCACGACGATGCTCCTCGACCACCTCACGGCCGACGACCTCACGACGCTCACCGACATCCTCGAGGGCGTCCGCGCGCAGCTCCGCAGCGCGCCGCGACGACCTCGCCGAGGCGGAACGCCTCCCGACGCGCGCCAGCGGTGA
- a CDS encoding PP2C family protein-serine/threonine phosphatase produces the protein MTRGAGAGIPAGRSPFIARWGAATDRGAVRRVNEDSLLATPPFFLVADGMGGHDAGDIASSIVLDAFSPYVKQTAVTEEDVRSAVLGARRAVVEFFEPTSMSGGSTLTGVAMSTVGDEPALVVVNIGDSRTYRLSDGHLEQLSKDHSTVQELVDAGSLTPEDARTHPSRNVITRAISPTADSEPDVWSVPARPGDRFLACSDGLTGEISDEHIHDILAAHDDPQAAAGALVDAALAEEARDNITVVVVDVVALARSADEQSADATGADGGTGEHGADDHSDIEDTIPTVARG, from the coding sequence ATGACGCGCGGCGCCGGCGCAGGCATCCCCGCCGGACGCTCACCGTTCATCGCCCGGTGGGGCGCTGCGACCGACCGCGGCGCCGTGCGCAGGGTCAACGAAGACTCGCTGCTCGCGACGCCGCCGTTCTTCCTCGTCGCAGACGGCATGGGCGGGCACGACGCCGGCGACATCGCCTCCTCGATCGTCCTCGACGCCTTCTCGCCCTACGTCAAGCAGACGGCGGTCACAGAAGAGGACGTCCGCTCCGCCGTCCTCGGCGCACGACGCGCCGTCGTCGAGTTCTTCGAGCCCACCAGCATGTCCGGCGGGTCGACGCTCACGGGCGTCGCGATGAGCACCGTGGGCGACGAGCCCGCGCTCGTCGTCGTGAACATCGGCGACTCGCGCACCTACCGGCTCAGCGACGGCCACCTCGAACAGCTGAGCAAAGACCACTCGACCGTCCAAGAGCTCGTCGACGCCGGGTCGCTCACACCTGAAGACGCCCGCACCCATCCGTCCCGCAACGTCATCACCCGCGCCATCAGCCCGACAGCCGACTCCGAGCCCGACGTCTGGTCCGTCCCCGCGCGCCCCGGAGACCGGTTCCTCGCCTGCTCCGACGGACTGACCGGCGAGATCTCCGACGAGCACATCCACGACATCCTCGCGGCGCACGACGACCCGCAGGCCGCGGCCGGCGCTCTCGTCGACGCGGCGCTCGCGGAAGAGGCGCGGGACAACATCACGGTCGTCGTCGTGGACGTCGTGGCTCTCGCGCGCAGCGCAGACGAGCAGAGCGCGGACGCGACCGGCGCGGACGGCGGCACCGGTGAGCACGGCGCCGACGATCACAGCGACATCGAGGACACCATCCCGACGGTCGCGCGCGGCTGA
- a CDS encoding RDD family protein: MSFAPPPPRRVSPVPSLSALGGCVPAAPGRRAGAAALDTVVLSVPAGAAGACTAVGLVQETAPLVVVGGVLGALTLVGLVAVGVSFARTGRSPGKAAMGLRLVDARTAGAPGTGGTWLRFVLAGLGSVLLVGWVLAAVQVLRDRPGDRRTWYDSATDVALLDVVAGRDPATDHVQPWLAKRAPSTAPTATAAGHAPDRLAPVPTLVTMDGAPLHPDGAAPAPLTPAPVPPPAPDASDDPDDLDDLDALDQTDVTVDITTRGERFDPLVVAHLTFDCGTVADVKGRALVGRKPRLADGAEGTLLAMTDGTRTVSKTHLELVVEDDGVRVTDLWSTNGSTIIDPHGDTTTLDAGSPVLALYGSVVTVGEHWFTVARVTTPQDELDDAGQTLLRGRR; this comes from the coding sequence ATGTCGTTCGCGCCACCGCCTCCGCGGCGCGTCTCGCCTGTGCCGTCTCTCTCGGCGCTCGGCGGGTGCGTACCGGCCGCGCCAGGACGGCGCGCCGGGGCCGCGGCGCTCGACACGGTCGTCCTCTCCGTGCCGGCCGGAGCGGCCGGCGCCTGCACAGCCGTCGGGCTCGTGCAGGAGACGGCCCCGCTCGTCGTCGTCGGTGGTGTCCTCGGGGCCCTCACGCTCGTCGGCCTCGTCGCTGTCGGTGTCTCCTTCGCCAGGACCGGCCGCTCGCCGGGCAAGGCCGCGATGGGCCTGCGGCTCGTCGACGCCCGGACAGCCGGCGCCCCCGGGACCGGTGGGACCTGGCTGCGGTTCGTCCTCGCCGGGCTGGGGTCGGTCCTCCTCGTCGGCTGGGTCCTCGCTGCCGTCCAGGTCCTGCGGGACCGTCCTGGCGACCGGCGCACCTGGTACGACTCGGCGACGGACGTCGCGCTGCTCGACGTCGTCGCTGGTCGTGACCCTGCCACCGACCACGTCCAGCCCTGGCTCGCGAAGAGGGCCCCGTCGACAGCGCCGACAGCAACCGCAGCCGGCCACGCACCGGACCGTCTGGCCCCCGTCCCGACCCTTGTCACGATGGACGGCGCACCGCTCCACCCGGACGGCGCCGCTCCCGCGCCGCTGACGCCTGCGCCGGTGCCGCCGCCGGCGCCCGACGCGTCGGACGACCCCGACGACCTGGACGACCTGGACGCGCTCGACCAGACCGACGTGACCGTCGACATCACGACGCGCGGCGAGAGGTTCGACCCGCTCGTCGTCGCACACCTCACGTTCGACTGCGGGACCGTCGCGGACGTCAAGGGCCGAGCGCTCGTCGGTCGCAAGCCGCGCCTCGCCGACGGCGCCGAAGGCACGCTCCTCGCGATGACCGACGGGACCCGCACCGTCTCCAAGACCCACCTCGAGCTCGTCGTCGAGGACGACGGCGTGCGGGTCACCGACCTCTGGTCCACCAACGGCTCCACCATCATCGACCCCCACGGAGACACGACCACGCTCGACGCGGGCAGCCCCGTCCTCGCGCTCTACGGCTCCGTCGTCACGGTCGGAGAGCACTGGTTTACGGTTGCCCGGGTCACGACCCCCCAGGATGAGCTCGACGACGCAGGGCAGACCCTCCTGCGAGGACGACGATGA
- a CDS encoding methylenetetrahydrofolate reductase C-terminal domain-containing protein produces the protein MTRLPLVQADPRSACPKDMMFGPCGGVGADGACEVSPVRCTFVDDPVALWPGDVPVAAGGVLHAPSPAAVELAELVRARPVVISGLPARALDADSIRQCAEILHGTVDAVLAGDSGRARVQLPPAYRAHVIQEAGLRAWMGLSCRDRNRVALEGEVAALADVGVAGVHCVTGDHTLTGTRPDARPVFDMESTELVALARRWGLATSVAESPAAPPVDLRPARLAQKVAAGGELCFLQYCGDVDDVRRFIDRSREAGVTIGFVPGVPVVIDRAGAELLESFAAAVLPPGYVEGILAAPDAYQAGVAAAIDLSEQLLAIDGVVGVLPAGGPEPGTEVAFAHALASIGRALGAGEPLAPRTR, from the coding sequence ATGACCCGGCTCCCGCTCGTCCAGGCGGACCCGCGCAGCGCGTGCCCGAAGGACATGATGTTCGGGCCGTGCGGTGGCGTCGGCGCGGACGGCGCGTGCGAGGTCTCCCCGGTGCGCTGCACGTTCGTCGACGACCCGGTCGCGCTGTGGCCGGGCGACGTCCCGGTCGCCGCCGGCGGGGTGCTGCACGCACCTTCTCCGGCGGCGGTGGAGCTCGCGGAGCTCGTGCGAGCGCGACCGGTCGTCATCTCCGGCCTGCCAGCACGGGCGCTCGACGCGGACTCGATCCGCCAGTGCGCCGAGATCCTGCACGGGACCGTCGACGCGGTGCTCGCCGGCGACTCGGGCCGCGCCCGGGTGCAGCTCCCGCCCGCCTACCGTGCGCACGTCATCCAGGAAGCCGGGCTGCGCGCGTGGATGGGGCTCAGCTGCCGGGACCGGAACCGCGTCGCGCTCGAGGGCGAGGTGGCGGCTCTCGCCGACGTGGGCGTCGCGGGGGTGCACTGCGTGACCGGCGACCACACGCTCACCGGGACACGCCCGGACGCGCGCCCGGTCTTCGACATGGAGTCCACCGAGCTCGTCGCCCTCGCTCGGCGCTGGGGCCTGGCCACCTCCGTGGCGGAGTCGCCTGCGGCGCCGCCCGTCGACCTGCGACCAGCGCGTCTGGCACAGAAGGTCGCCGCCGGCGGCGAGCTGTGCTTCCTGCAGTACTGCGGGGACGTCGACGACGTGCGCCGGTTCATCGACCGCTCGCGAGAGGCGGGGGTGACGATCGGCTTCGTCCCGGGCGTCCCGGTGGTCATCGACCGCGCCGGGGCCGAGCTGCTCGAGTCCTTCGCCGCAGCAGTCCTGCCTCCCGGGTACGTCGAGGGCATCCTCGCGGCGCCCGACGCGTACCAGGCGGGGGTCGCCGCAGCGATCGACCTGTCCGAGCAGCTGCTCGCGATCGACGGGGTCGTCGGCGTCCTACCAGCAGGGGGACCGGAGCCTGGCACCGAGGTCGCGTTCGCTCACGCGCTCGCATCGATCGGACGCGCGCTCGGCGCGGGAGAGCCGCTGGCGCCGCGCACTAGGTAG
- a CDS encoding cyclodeaminase/cyclohydrolase family protein, with translation MTSTGAQTISRWLDELGAATPAPGGGAAGGIMAALGAALVGMVSGYSTGDAGGFEPSAELVARMSDVRATAHALVAQAITAADDDARASTGFAAAFRLPAHSSAEVRERDAAIDAATLAAAHASVQVGEVAVAVLDLLEGLVADGNPIVLADVGVGAAAVGGALRSATVTTEVNLAAAAGAGHGASLSAAVASLDAATGRADALVGAVRAAITSSSGT, from the coding sequence ATGACGAGCACCGGTGCGCAGACGATCTCCCGCTGGCTGGACGAGCTCGGTGCGGCCACGCCCGCACCGGGTGGTGGTGCCGCCGGCGGCATCATGGCGGCGCTCGGGGCCGCGCTGGTTGGGATGGTCTCCGGGTACAGCACCGGTGACGCGGGCGGGTTCGAGCCGTCTGCCGAGCTCGTCGCCCGGATGAGCGACGTCCGGGCGACCGCGCACGCTCTCGTCGCGCAGGCGATCACCGCCGCGGACGACGACGCCCGCGCGTCGACGGGATTCGCTGCCGCGTTCCGGCTCCCGGCGCACAGCTCCGCGGAGGTCCGCGAGCGCGACGCCGCGATCGACGCTGCGACGCTCGCGGCCGCGCACGCGTCTGTCCAGGTCGGAGAGGTGGCGGTCGCGGTGCTCGACCTGCTGGAGGGCCTTGTCGCTGACGGGAACCCGATCGTCCTCGCGGACGTCGGTGTCGGGGCGGCTGCCGTCGGCGGGGCGCTGCGCTCGGCGACCGTCACGACGGAGGTGAACCTCGCTGCGGCCGCCGGAGCGGGTCACGGCGCCTCGCTCAGCGCTGCGGTCGCCTCGCTCGACGCAGCGACGGGGCGGGCAGACGCTCTGGTCGGCGCGGTCCGGGCAGCGATCACGTCGTCGTCCGGCACGTAG
- a CDS encoding amidohydrolase family protein encodes MPHPTTTATHPARPTRLTVINALLLPLADPAGPSSTTHPDWYLGWMTVGDDGLISGIGPGSPPPATCPPSCDDPTSGAEHTMHGEVLDARGAMVAPGFVSAHSHIYTSGLRGVAHSQTLYPWVRANGEALLDASADDMYWYTLHGSLDFVNNGITSAYNFTHSRVSWLYEPETGYNHPARIHGTDHVTRQFDGTADSGIRVVNSFRLDDEAFTETETLDTFAEMVAASADRTPAAQHLGESIMGAVQWSSHRRSAELEAQVMRNLGVSNQAHFVETAEGIEFQQSKFEWYEEAGALGARFLFGHFVHPTDTMIERAVAAGCAMVWQPTSNGRLGSGIADVARFRDAGMRIGMGLDDQSCTDVSDPFQNMRIGMYTMRAKHSDAGIMTPREVLRMHTLGSAEVLGVEDRVGSLEVGKHADFLLVDPRHPDTGPVWDVFATYVMACGLRNLQQVYIGGELVSTQGVATTSLADDASAELHARIVHRARAAGLAIDYVPDDDVIAARTAPTRASARPVAASSEATAALSEAP; translated from the coding sequence ATGCCTCACCCCACGACGACTGCCACCCACCCGGCACGTCCCACCCGCCTCACCGTCATCAACGCTCTCCTCCTGCCCCTGGCAGACCCGGCCGGACCGAGCAGCACCACGCACCCCGACTGGTACCTCGGCTGGATGACCGTCGGCGACGACGGCCTCATCAGCGGGATCGGCCCAGGATCGCCGCCCCCGGCCACCTGCCCGCCCTCGTGCGACGACCCCACCTCGGGCGCAGAGCACACGATGCACGGCGAGGTGCTCGACGCCCGCGGCGCGATGGTCGCCCCCGGGTTCGTCTCCGCCCACAGCCACATCTACACCTCGGGCCTGCGCGGCGTCGCCCACTCGCAGACCCTCTACCCGTGGGTCCGCGCCAACGGCGAGGCCCTCCTCGACGCCAGCGCCGACGACATGTACTGGTACACGCTCCACGGCAGCCTCGACTTCGTGAACAACGGCATCACCTCCGCCTACAACTTCACGCACTCCCGCGTCTCGTGGCTCTACGAGCCCGAGACGGGCTACAACCACCCGGCCCGCATCCACGGCACCGACCACGTCACACGCCAGTTCGACGGCACCGCCGACTCCGGCATCCGGGTCGTCAACAGCTTCCGCCTGGACGACGAGGCCTTCACCGAGACCGAGACCCTCGATACGTTCGCCGAGATGGTGGCGGCGAGCGCCGACCGGACCCCTGCCGCCCAGCACCTCGGCGAGTCGATCATGGGCGCCGTCCAGTGGTCGAGCCACCGGCGGTCCGCCGAGCTCGAGGCGCAGGTGATGCGCAACCTCGGCGTGTCTAACCAGGCGCACTTCGTCGAGACCGCCGAGGGCATCGAGTTCCAGCAGTCGAAGTTCGAGTGGTACGAGGAAGCAGGCGCGCTGGGGGCGCGGTTCCTCTTCGGACACTTCGTGCACCCGACCGACACGATGATCGAGCGCGCGGTCGCTGCAGGCTGCGCGATGGTCTGGCAGCCGACCTCCAACGGGCGCCTCGGCTCGGGCATCGCGGACGTCGCGCGCTTCCGCGACGCCGGCATGCGGATCGGCATGGGCCTCGACGACCAGTCGTGCACGGACGTCTCCGACCCGTTCCAGAACATGCGGATCGGGATGTACACGATGCGCGCGAAGCACTCCGACGCGGGGATCATGACGCCGCGCGAGGTGCTCCGGATGCACACGCTCGGCTCAGCAGAGGTCCTCGGGGTCGAGGACCGGGTCGGCAGCCTCGAGGTCGGCAAGCACGCCGACTTCCTCCTCGTCGACCCGCGCCACCCGGACACCGGTCCGGTCTGGGACGTGTTCGCGACCTACGTCATGGCGTGCGGGCTGCGCAACCTCCAGCAGGTGTACATCGGAGGCGAGCTCGTGAGCACGCAGGGCGTCGCGACGACCTCGCTGGCCGACGACGCGAGCGCCGAGCTCCACGCCCGCATCGTCCACCGCGCACGGGCGGCCGGTCTCGCGATCGACTACGTGCCGGACGACGACGTGATCGCTGCCCGGACCGCGCCGACCAGAGCGTCTGCCCGCCCCGTCGCTGCGTCGAGCGAGGCGACCGCAGCGCTGAGCGAGGCGCCGTGA
- a CDS encoding flavin reductase family protein, giving the protein MTTLVGRTMTTPMAPATTSEPLTDVHLTFREAMSSLAGGVCVITTDDRGTPTGLTVTTGFSVSLDPPLFGICVDNASRTLPALLERGAFVANIMAGSAAHVASSFASKSEDKFSPTSGPITRGTTGDGLPWLPDDCLRAVECTISQVVAAGDHTIIIGAVHEVHVPDQDATHGLGYLERTFHTLPRATVR; this is encoded by the coding sequence GTGACGACACTCGTCGGACGCACGATGACCACGCCGATGGCACCGGCAACTACCTCAGAGCCACTCACCGACGTCCACCTGACCTTCCGAGAGGCCATGTCTAGCCTCGCGGGCGGCGTCTGCGTCATCACCACCGACGACCGCGGCACCCCCACCGGCCTCACCGTCACCACCGGGTTCAGCGTGAGCCTGGACCCACCCCTCTTCGGGATCTGCGTCGACAACGCCTCCCGCACGCTGCCCGCGCTCCTCGAGCGCGGCGCGTTCGTCGCGAACATCATGGCCGGGAGCGCCGCGCACGTGGCATCGAGCTTCGCGAGCAAGAGCGAAGACAAGTTCTCGCCCACGAGCGGCCCGATCACCCGAGGCACCACGGGCGACGGGCTCCCGTGGCTCCCCGACGACTGCCTGCGCGCCGTCGAGTGCACCATCAGCCAGGTGGTCGCCGCCGGAGACCACACGATCATCATCGGGGCGGTCCACGAGGTCCACGTCCCCGACCAGGACGCGACCCACGGCCTCGGCTACCTCGAGCGCACCTTCCACACCCTCCCCCGCGCGACCGTGCGCTGA
- a CDS encoding cupin domain-containing protein: MSGAAPIVRKLTDIPGYLISPTDTVRLAELAGPSHGTSTSVFLEIWEPGGAQPLNSHEDSAEIFIVLAGHAEAHSDDDMVPLSPGDVLILQPGSEHRIINTSATERLTTITIMANDGGFAQLVTDGTPVPLTAADLGVLVPSLAPVA; encoded by the coding sequence ATGAGCGGTGCAGCACCCATCGTCCGGAAGCTCACAGACATCCCGGGCTACCTCATCTCCCCCACGGACACCGTGCGTCTCGCCGAGCTCGCCGGCCCCAGCCACGGCACGAGCACCAGCGTCTTCCTCGAGATCTGGGAGCCCGGCGGCGCCCAGCCGCTCAACTCCCACGAGGACTCGGCGGAGATCTTCATCGTCCTCGCCGGGCACGCCGAAGCCCACTCGGACGACGACATGGTCCCGCTCAGCCCCGGAGACGTCCTCATCCTCCAGCCCGGCTCCGAGCACCGGATCATCAACACGTCCGCCACCGAGCGCCTCACCACCATCACCATCATGGCGAACGACGGCGGCTTCGCACAGCTCGTCACGGACGGCACCCCCGTCCCCCTGACCGCCGCCGACCTCGGTGTGCTCGTGCCGTCGCTCGCACCCGTCGCATGA
- a CDS encoding acetamidase/formamidase family protein yields MTAAPQARAVGRLAAAPDTVLWGRLPCADDRPVVTIDAGDSLWIDTVSHEGILEDQGRDPVAFFACHGIAAADVLADAVRVAAEVEHDPDVDGPHVVTGPVRVRGARVGDILSVTVLDLEMRAGYGIVSNRHGRGALPAEFPRGGSLDPVSILCTVDPAGSSGPAGAPGASEPRRGSMPAGPGDHRRVRFPLRPFLGTMGVAVAGHERAHSVPPGPHGGNIDISLLGVGSTLHIPVQVDGALAYVGDPHYAQGDGEVALTAFEAPLRAHLRFDVIPREAFVVPRTLWAETSELLVPIGLDADLGEAMRAATRAAVNLLADAGMDPSYAYAYLSAAGDFAVSQVVDRVCGVHGTIRKADLVELLQI; encoded by the coding sequence ATGACCGCCGCCCCGCAGGCCCGTGCCGTCGGGCGGCTCGCCGCTGCACCGGACACGGTCCTGTGGGGCCGGCTCCCGTGCGCTGACGACCGCCCCGTCGTGACGATCGACGCGGGCGACTCCCTGTGGATCGACACCGTGAGCCACGAGGGCATCCTCGAAGACCAGGGCCGCGACCCCGTGGCGTTCTTCGCCTGCCACGGGATCGCCGCCGCTGACGTGCTGGCCGACGCGGTGCGCGTCGCCGCCGAGGTCGAGCACGACCCCGACGTCGACGGCCCGCACGTGGTCACCGGACCCGTGCGGGTCCGCGGCGCACGGGTCGGCGACATCCTCTCCGTCACCGTCCTCGACCTCGAGATGCGTGCCGGGTACGGCATCGTCTCCAACCGCCACGGGCGCGGCGCCCTGCCCGCGGAGTTCCCGCGCGGCGGGTCGCTCGACCCCGTGTCGATCCTGTGCACGGTCGACCCTGCCGGTTCCTCCGGTCCGGCCGGCGCGCCCGGCGCAAGCGAGCCACGACGCGGGTCCATGCCCGCCGGGCCCGGCGACCACCGCCGCGTGCGGTTCCCCCTGCGACCTTTCCTCGGCACGATGGGCGTCGCCGTCGCCGGCCACGAGCGCGCCCACTCCGTGCCGCCCGGCCCGCACGGCGGCAACATCGACATCTCGCTCCTCGGGGTCGGATCGACCCTTCACATCCCGGTCCAGGTCGACGGCGCCCTCGCGTACGTCGGCGACCCGCACTACGCCCAGGGCGACGGCGAGGTCGCCCTCACCGCCTTCGAGGCACCGCTGCGCGCCCACCTGCGCTTCGACGTCATCCCGCGCGAGGCCTTCGTCGTGCCCCGCACCCTGTGGGCCGAGACGTCCGAGCTGCTCGTGCCGATCGGCCTCGACGCCGACCTCGGCGAAGCGATGCGCGCCGCGACCCGGGCCGCCGTCAACCTCCTCGCCGACGCCGGGATGGACCCGTCGTACGCGTACGCCTACCTGTCTGCCGCCGGAGACTTCGCAGTCTCCCAGGTGGTCGACCGCGTGTGCGGCGTGCACGGCACGATCCGCAAGGCCGACCTCGTCGAGCTGCTGCAGATCTGA
- a CDS encoding 4Fe-4S dicluster domain-containing protein: protein MSGPADALARWVAHQPAGLDLEIVCVEHDDPSQGDPSRTVVRLPACLRDVSASAVLELLTAGAATVLVRTDGCDELETSTEHLATVAHLLAAAGVPRLQVQDVHGPGAPDATDVSGGPRAPAPRPVLDAVHLPVARRSVFGLGAASDADLAAPVAAPSGPRLLSAALAELVPPDRRDGLDAAADAVRLGAHGCTACGVCVRACPTDALSLRFFGGEDARQDVRQDVGPLVTSLLQDPVACDGCLRCVDLCPEDVLTVTGAWGWDEVLSRVDVPRSAPVASLTTKECSRCSARFPTTDASSLCPVCAYRRLNPFASRLPPGYEAPAV from the coding sequence GTGAGCGGGCCGGCAGACGCGCTCGCGCGATGGGTCGCGCACCAGCCTGCTGGTCTCGACCTCGAGATCGTGTGCGTCGAGCACGACGACCCCTCCCAGGGGGATCCCTCTCGCACGGTCGTGCGGCTGCCTGCGTGCCTCCGCGACGTCTCGGCGTCCGCGGTGCTCGAGCTGCTCACCGCCGGCGCGGCGACGGTCCTCGTGCGCACGGACGGGTGCGACGAGCTGGAGACCAGCACCGAGCACCTCGCGACGGTGGCCCACCTCCTCGCCGCTGCGGGCGTGCCTCGGCTGCAGGTCCAGGACGTTCACGGTCCAGGCGCACCGGACGCGACTGACGTCTCCGGCGGCCCACGCGCCCCGGCACCACGCCCGGTGCTCGACGCCGTACACCTGCCGGTCGCCCGCCGCAGCGTCTTCGGGCTGGGTGCGGCCTCGGACGCGGACCTCGCGGCACCGGTCGCGGCCCCGTCGGGCCCTCGGCTGCTGAGCGCGGCGCTCGCCGAGCTCGTCCCACCGGACCGTCGCGACGGTCTGGACGCGGCTGCGGACGCGGTCCGGCTCGGCGCGCACGGGTGCACCGCGTGCGGTGTCTGTGTGCGAGCGTGCCCGACGGACGCCCTGAGCCTGAGGTTCTTCGGCGGGGAGGATGCCCGCCAGGACGTCCGCCAGGACGTCGGCCCGCTGGTCACGAGCCTGCTCCAGGACCCGGTCGCCTGCGACGGTTGCCTGCGGTGCGTGGACCTCTGCCCGGAGGACGTGCTGACGGTCACGGGCGCGTGGGGCTGGGACGAGGTGCTCTCCCGGGTCGACGTGCCGAGGTCCGCGCCTGTCGCGTCGCTCACGACGAAGGAGTGCTCCCGGTGCTCTGCACGGTTCCCGACGACCGACGCCAGCAGCCTGTGCCCGGTGTGCGCTTACCGACGTCTCAACCCGTTCGCGTCTCGGCTCCCGCCCGGGTACGAGGCCCCTGCGGTCTAG
- a CDS encoding TorD/DmsD family molecular chaperone has protein sequence MTSVTCTVSDLLEDRAGLADDLDRTAAVFTTLSRVLLAPPLEEVLGQLRDEDLLAQWPSLPSPETRDGVRQLIEAASTGEDARDVRRDFTRLFVGPERMPAAPYESVHRSKDRLIFEQDTFLVRAAYAEFGLAAPRLNQEPDDHIGLETGFVAELCVRGLDALDTQDDTELLRLVTGIATFLDEHLLAWGPQCFTLVESEAATCFYRGVGLLGLGALADAERTFRS, from the coding sequence GTGACGAGCGTGACCTGCACCGTGAGCGACCTCCTCGAGGACAGGGCTGGTCTCGCAGACGACCTCGACCGGACGGCTGCGGTCTTCACCACGCTCTCGCGCGTGCTGCTCGCACCCCCGCTCGAGGAGGTGCTCGGCCAGCTGCGCGACGAGGACCTCCTGGCGCAGTGGCCGTCGCTCCCGTCCCCGGAGACCCGGGACGGGGTGCGTCAGCTGATCGAGGCTGCGAGCACGGGCGAGGACGCCCGCGACGTCAGGCGTGACTTCACGCGGCTCTTCGTCGGGCCCGAGCGCATGCCCGCTGCCCCGTACGAGTCCGTCCACCGCTCGAAAGACCGGCTCATCTTCGAGCAGGACACCTTCCTCGTGCGTGCCGCCTACGCAGAGTTCGGCCTGGCGGCACCGCGCCTCAACCAGGAGCCTGACGACCACATCGGGCTCGAGACGGGCTTCGTCGCCGAGCTCTGCGTCCGCGGTCTCGACGCGCTCGACACCCAGGACGACACCGAGCTGCTGCGTCTGGTCACCGGGATCGCGACGTTCCTCGACGAGCACCTGCTGGCGTGGGGACCGCAGTGCTTCACGCTCGTGGAGTCAGAGGCCGCGACGTGCTTCTACCGCGGGGTGGGCCTGCTCGGGCTCGGTGCGCTGGCTGACGCCGAGCGCACCTTCAGGTCCTGA